The Acipenser ruthenus chromosome 37, fAciRut3.2 maternal haplotype, whole genome shotgun sequence genome has a window encoding:
- the LOC117397795 gene encoding uncharacterized protein LOC117397795: protein MSGNIWTSVFCCQHRKDKDVSEETTAVQNWSEQDKNKRTLLTMDVNGKNDAVVSQVTGAHVNAGYQSPEGINIFEQKETQSVSQSADVESVYQSRIAVLQEQLSFAEAKNKELSMHVDLLNSSLRETGNSSPIAGMGEVSLSESVSESVKQQFEAAEREKKELKMRVRQANESVRDLKHEIAVLQKRLQSVENPHPPPSHSPTPRPPTPPPPPPPSQPLNPLRSLFSLIQKRKETKAKDSMECFEQQVELRSVSSESQIGESSSSTSPQQAPGMTEMLKMIKHGVSLKHVPSFHKHSKDEQLGSGRSLNLAGEGVEPELEGILRRRKRSTDNYISDGSLDSFDVDSMGRSSQNKPVESLAIAAIKRSPGKGNLSFLCRGSGEEQADGSPVSKSAEDCDDPRRDSAGDEGSTSNIIPVAFPLDIGDDDSPAKYTARIIQGQPEEMLPMEEKGPEVHTDDEILGAILTDLMTTLWNQDSMDLQGDGVVQEDVHLDKKGTPKTIEDVPDKVLDSPSRDQQQENHNCDASKDLETQPVIKTSSKFVAGQVAVLADDQSLTVDHEKDGFQNPNSNQDEMDQQQGDQGLERANEVDLETEPSFETDCSSKMTAEQGAVLACEGPLNQVEMDRRGDNPLERYQEVCLTETSTNMKLGQLKIQNDQSLKDNEGDQNPALIQDEMGPVVAADIDPCALKQAADVLLHGNSAAESSMDEFGSQSEPAQLSPGPHAQGLCSAGSTDIWDLEQDSSEESNTENHEPSVEVQSKEQAVKNLASLVLGKGDLGPPTYSNQLPSVTLQGNNPNLISLESQDKDMVNNTISFSLDQDVPKCSPTDSEIFFC, encoded by the exons ATGTCGGGCAACATTTGGACTTCAGTATTTTGCTGTCAACACCGCAAAGACAAAG ATGTATCGGAGGAGACAACAGCGGTTCAAAATTGGTCTGAACAGGACAAAAACAAACGAACACTTCTTACAATGGACGTTAACGGCAAG aacgatgCGGTTGTTAGTCAAGTAACTGGGGCACACGTAAACGCTGGCTACCAGTCTCCCGAAGGAATCAACATCTTTGAACAGAAGGAAACCCAATCTGTATCACAGAGTGCCGATGTTGAATCGGTGTACCAAAGTCGAATTGCag TTTTACAGGAGCAGTTGAGTTTTGCTGAAGCAAAAAATAAAGAACTATCCATGCATGTGGATCTACTGAATTCTTCTTTGAGG GAGACTGGTAACAGTTCCCCAATAGCGGGGATGGGAGAGGTCTCTCTGAGCGAGTCTGTGAGTGAGTCGGTGAAGCAGCAGTTTGAGGCTGCGGAGAGGGAGAAGAAGGAACTGAAGATGAGAGTGAGGCAGGCCAACGAGAGTGTCCGAGATCTCAAACACGAAA TTGCTGTTTTACAGAAGAGGCTGCAGAGTGTAGaaaacccccacccccctccgtCTCACTCCCCCACTCCTCGGCCCCCaaccccacctcctcctcctcccccttcaCAGCCTCTCAACCCCCTCAG gtctttgttttcactaatTCAGAAGAGAAAAGAGACTAAAGCAAAAGACTCCATGGAGTGTTTCGAACAGCAAGTGGAGTTGAGAAGTGTTTCATCAGAGAGTCAAATTG GTGAATCCTCCAGCTCAACCTCCCCTCAACAAGCTCCCGGCATGACGGAGATGCTGAAGATGATAAAGCATGGAGTTTCATTGAAGCATGTGCCTTCCTTTCACAAG CACTCCAAAGACGAGCAGCTGGGCTCAGGGAGGAGTTTGAATCTCGCCGGAGAAGGTGTGGAGCCCGAACTGGAAGGGATCTTGAGGAGGAGAAAGCGGAGTACAGACAATTATATTTCAG ATGGCTCGCTGGACTCTTTCGATGTGGATTCAATGGGACGCTCAAGTCAGAACAAGCCAGTGGAGTCTCTGGCGATTGCAGCTATAAAGAGAAGCCCTGGCAAGGGCAATCTCAGCTTCCTCTGCAGGGGGTCTGGGGAGGAACAAGCAGACGGGAGCCCAGTCAG TAAATCTGCAGAAGATTGTGATGATCCTAGAAGAGATAGCGCTGGGGATGAGGGCAGTACCAGCAACATTATCCCAGTCGCATTTCCATTGGATATTGGCGATGATGACTCCCCTGCTAAATACACAGCAAGAATCATTCAGGGACAGCCTGAAGAAATGCTTCCAATGGAAGAGAAAGGTCCAGAGGTTCACACAGATGATGAGATCCTTGGGGCGATCCTCACTGATCTGATGACCACCTTGTGGAATCAAGACTCCATGGATCTTCAAGGAGATGGTGTGGTCCAAGAGGATGTCCACCTGGATAAGAAGGGAACCCCCAAAACCATTGAGGATGTACCTGATAAGGTTTTGGATTCTCCAAGTAGAGATCAACAGCAAGAGAACCATAACTGTGACGCATCTAAGGATTTGGAGACTCAACCTGTTATCAAAACCAGTTCCAAATTTGTAGCGGGGCAAGTGGCGGTACTTGCAGATGATCAAAGCCTAACAGTTGACCATGAAAAAGATGGGTTTCAAAATCCAAATTCAAACCAAGATGAGATGGATCAGCAACAAGGTGACCAAGGACTTGAGAGAGCCAATGAGGTGGACCTAGAGACTGAACCTTCTTTTGAGACTGATTGCTCTTCCAAAATGACAGCAGAACAAGGGGCGGTCCTTGCATGTGAAGGGCCTCTGAACCAAGTCGAGATGGATCGACGAGGGGACAACCCACTTGAGAGATATCAAGAAGTTTGCCTGACTGAAACCTCTACTAATATGAAGCTGGGGCAATTGAAGATACAAAATGACCAAAGCCTAAAAGATAATGAGGGCGACCAAAATCCAGCTTTGATCCAAGATGAGATGGGACCAGTTGTCGCTGCAGATATTGACCCTTGTGCCTTGAAGCAAGCTGCAGACGTCCTGTTGCACGGGAACAGCGCTGCTGAATCATCGATGGATGAGTTTGGCTCCCAGTCTGAACCAGCACAACTAAGCCCAGGACCCCATGCTCAAGGTCTTTGCTCTGCTGGCAGTACGGATATATGGGATCTGGAACAAGACTCATCTGAAGAAAGCAACACTGAGAACCATGAACCATCTGTTGAAGTCCAGAGTAAAGAGCAAGCTGTTAAAAACCTTGCATCATTAGTTCTAGGTAAAGGAGATTTAGGTCCACCTACATATTCTAACCAGCTTCCAAGTGTCACTCTACAAGGGAATAATCCGAACTTGATCAGTCTTGAAAGCCAAGATAAGGACATGGTGAATAACACGATTTCATTCTCTCTTGACCAGGATGTACCTAAATGCAGTCCAACTGATTCAGAGATCTTCTTTTGCTGA